A stretch of the Archaeoglobus neptunius genome encodes the following:
- a CDS encoding ABC transporter substrate-binding protein has product MRGVVKTIRSAAVIVLLVALLLAGCAQQAVQQPSESEKTPTTETKEPIKIGAAIPLTGPGSLTGLELQRGMKLAEKEINSAGGVLGRPIKIIFEDTKTNPDAAKSAVKRLAEIENVDVLTGIMSSSVFAGVIPDLKRYQKVTLIVGAAYSPFEEKFKDDDWFFHVHPYDYHNVKFYAKFLKDIGVKSIVLFYESGAFGTGSKKQIEETFPDYGIQVLDSLEFTSGSGDFRSLITRAKQLNPDALLWVGYEVDALPIVLQCKELDFNPKIIAGSPPSWSKEFMQSKESEYVIGISYWNEYLPTEESKKFVEKYKEEYGVAPLNYFAVIGYSTIMAVAKGIEKAGSVEKDKLIKGLEQVELNTPMGTLRFAPSKYIKHQGFTDGNGVGFQWRESKQIPVYPPEIAVENVVYPVPKWSER; this is encoded by the coding sequence ATGAGAGGAGTTGTGAAAACGATCAGAAGTGCTGCTGTGATTGTCTTATTAGTGGCGCTGCTTTTGGCCGGCTGTGCCCAGCAAGCTGTTCAGCAACCGTCCGAATCCGAAAAGACCCCTACAACAGAAACGAAAGAACCCATTAAAATTGGTGCAGCAATTCCACTAACAGGCCCGGGTTCTCTCACGGGTTTAGAGTTGCAAAGAGGTATGAAACTTGCTGAAAAGGAGATAAATTCTGCAGGAGGAGTTCTGGGAAGACCTATTAAAATAATATTCGAAGACACTAAGACGAACCCTGACGCTGCAAAATCGGCAGTGAAAAGACTCGCCGAAATAGAGAATGTCGATGTTTTGACAGGAATAATGTCCAGCTCGGTGTTTGCAGGAGTTATACCGGATCTAAAAAGGTATCAAAAGGTGACGCTCATCGTTGGTGCCGCATACTCTCCTTTCGAGGAAAAATTCAAAGATGATGACTGGTTCTTCCACGTACATCCGTACGATTACCACAACGTAAAGTTCTACGCAAAGTTCCTGAAGGATATTGGAGTAAAAAGCATAGTTCTGTTCTACGAAAGTGGAGCATTTGGAACCGGTTCCAAGAAACAGATAGAGGAGACTTTCCCCGATTACGGAATACAGGTTCTCGACTCGCTTGAATTTACAAGCGGTTCGGGAGATTTCAGGTCTCTGATAACCAGAGCAAAGCAGCTCAACCCTGATGCTTTGCTATGGGTCGGTTACGAGGTTGACGCTTTGCCAATTGTTCTGCAATGTAAAGAACTCGACTTCAATCCGAAAATTATAGCCGGCAGCCCACCGAGCTGGTCAAAGGAGTTCATGCAATCTAAGGAGTCCGAGTACGTCATCGGCATATCCTACTGGAACGAATACCTACCAACGGAAGAAAGCAAGAAATTCGTAGAGAAGTACAAGGAAGAGTACGGTGTTGCCCCACTCAACTATTTCGCAGTTATCGGCTATTCCACGATAATGGCTGTGGCTAAGGGAATAGAGAAGGCGGGAAGTGTGGAGAAAGATAAGTTGATAAAGGGTCTCGAACAGGTTGAGCTTAACACACCGATGGGCACACTGAGGTTCGCCCCAAGTAAGTACATAAAGCACCAAGGATTCACGGATGGGAACGGTGTCGGATTCCAGTGGAGGGAGAGTAAGCAAATCCCCGTATATCCGCCTGAAATAGCTGTGGAAAATGTAGTGTATCCGGTTCCAAAATGGTCAGAAAGGTAA
- a CDS encoding ABC transporter ATP-binding protein, producing the protein MAIIEGINLTKRFGGLVAVNELSFELNDREILSIIGPNGAGKTTLLNLISGVYYPDSGKLMYKGRDITKLGPDARCKMGIGRTFQILSPLPDLSVLENVMVGCLFGRGGKISISEARKEATKVLEFVELSEKADYGIESLTTLELKKLELARALATEPEILLLDEIMTGLAAHELDEFLPLVGRIREEGISIILIEHVMKVVKKVSDRVIVMDQGRKIAEGVYEDVAKNPEVVKAYLGEAYESLA; encoded by the coding sequence GTGGCAATAATCGAAGGTATAAACCTGACTAAGAGATTTGGAGGACTGGTGGCAGTAAATGAGCTGAGCTTCGAGCTGAATGATCGAGAGATTCTGTCAATCATCGGACCGAATGGAGCTGGAAAAACGACTTTACTGAACCTGATATCGGGAGTTTACTATCCCGATAGTGGAAAATTGATGTATAAAGGCAGAGACATAACCAAATTGGGGCCGGATGCAAGATGTAAAATGGGCATAGGTAGAACCTTTCAAATTCTCTCCCCTTTACCAGACCTGAGTGTTCTAGAAAATGTCATGGTCGGTTGTCTTTTCGGTAGAGGGGGCAAAATATCAATTTCCGAGGCCAGAAAAGAGGCAACAAAGGTTCTTGAGTTCGTCGAGCTATCGGAAAAAGCAGATTACGGAATTGAATCACTGACCACTCTGGAGCTGAAAAAACTTGAATTGGCACGAGCTCTGGCAACAGAACCCGAAATTTTGCTTTTAGACGAGATAATGACCGGCCTCGCCGCACATGAACTCGACGAGTTTCTACCTCTGGTCGGAAGGATAAGGGAGGAAGGGATATCTATCATTCTGATAGAGCACGTTATGAAGGTTGTAAAGAAGGTATCCGACAGGGTTATCGTCATGGATCAGGGCAGAAAGATCGCAGAAGGGGTGTACGAAGATGTTGCAAAAAATCCGGAAGTTGTAAAGGCCTATCTGGGTGAGGCGTATGAAAGTCTTGCTTGA
- a CDS encoding ABC transporter ATP-binding protein encodes MKVLLEVEGLNVYYGKLQVLRDVSLSVGEKETVALVGSNGAGKTTLLNAIAGFIKAESGRIVFDGTEMTNLPPHLISRMGISLVPQERELFPEMTVLENIELGAAHIPSARDKMEENLEFVFELFPKLKERINQKARSLSGGEQRMLAIARALMSNPKLLMLDEPSLGLQPSLVLELFSVLETLNDRGLAVLIVEQYVHNCFRIAKRGYVLENGEIAIQGYCTDLIEKPEIRKAYLGV; translated from the coding sequence ATGAAAGTCTTGCTTGAAGTAGAGGGTTTGAATGTTTATTACGGTAAGCTGCAGGTACTGAGAGATGTGTCACTTAGCGTTGGTGAAAAGGAGACCGTTGCTCTGGTTGGATCTAACGGTGCCGGAAAGACAACTTTGCTCAATGCGATTGCGGGCTTTATAAAAGCTGAAAGTGGCAGAATAGTCTTTGATGGAACGGAGATGACGAACTTGCCGCCCCATCTGATAAGCAGAATGGGAATCTCTTTAGTCCCTCAGGAAAGAGAATTGTTTCCAGAGATGACGGTTCTGGAAAATATCGAACTGGGTGCAGCACACATACCCTCAGCGAGGGATAAGATGGAGGAAAATCTCGAGTTTGTGTTCGAGCTATTTCCCAAACTCAAAGAGAGGATAAACCAGAAGGCAAGAAGTTTGAGCGGTGGGGAGCAGAGAATGTTAGCGATTGCAAGAGCGTTAATGTCAAATCCAAAGCTCCTAATGCTTGACGAGCCATCTCTGGGATTGCAGCCCTCCCTGGTGCTTGAACTATTCTCGGTTCTGGAAACCCTCAACGATAGGGGCTTGGCTGTGCTGATAGTTGAGCAGTACGTGCACAACTGCTTCAGAATTGCCAAAAGAGGATACGTGCTCGAAAACGGGGAGATAGCCATTCAGGGATACTGCACTGATCTTATCGAAAAACCCGAAATCAGAAAAGCTTATTTGGGTGTTTGA
- a CDS encoding alpha/beta fold hydrolase — protein MIMELKENYFYSDGWRIRYVDVGNGEPVVLIHGLGECIESWKFQIPELSKYFRVVALDLRGFGKSEIPDGIGGIDDFVMDVKNLIDHLDLKKANLIGFSMGGVICLALYEKYPEYVKSMVLADTISHLPPTLLKKTLETRLKILNESGMEKISEYIADISFHSNNPELVEFFKDMIRKNDREYYTKVTVAFLNSDYRHVLPKIDVPTLVLVGEYDVTTPPRLTEYLVNKIPKSTLRIIDNSAHLTKMENPEEFNRYVIDFLQNLKVVTSVK, from the coding sequence ATGATAATGGAGCTTAAAGAAAATTATTTTTATTCCGATGGCTGGAGAATTAGATACGTCGATGTTGGAAACGGTGAGCCCGTAGTACTGATTCACGGACTTGGCGAGTGTATCGAAAGCTGGAAATTTCAAATCCCTGAATTATCGAAGTATTTCAGAGTTGTAGCTCTCGATCTGAGAGGTTTTGGAAAGTCGGAAATTCCAGATGGGATAGGCGGTATTGATGATTTCGTAATGGATGTGAAAAATCTGATAGACCATTTAGATCTCAAAAAAGCCAATCTAATAGGATTCTCAATGGGCGGAGTTATATGCTTAGCCCTTTACGAAAAATATCCTGAATACGTAAAATCAATGGTTCTTGCAGATACAATCTCCCATCTCCCACCAACTCTGCTTAAAAAAACACTGGAAACAAGGCTGAAAATTTTAAACGAGTCCGGGATGGAAAAAATATCGGAGTACATTGCGGATATTTCGTTCCACTCTAACAACCCGGAGCTTGTAGAGTTTTTCAAAGATATGATAAGGAAGAACGACAGAGAGTACTACACGAAGGTCACGGTGGCATTCTTGAATTCCGATTACAGACATGTTCTGCCGAAAATAGATGTCCCGACACTGGTTTTGGTTGGAGAATACGACGTTACCACTCCTCCCAGACTGACCGAATACCTCGTAAACAAAATACCGAAGTCAACGCTGCGAATAATCGACAATTCAGCACATCTAACAAAAATGGAGAACCCGGAGGAATTCAACAGATACGTAATTGATTTCTTGCAGAACTTAAAGGTGGTGACCTCAGTCAAATAA
- a CDS encoding helix-turn-helix domain-containing protein: MYILALDMRQSDCPFIDTSEDFDVSYLLTYFDFQNERALSTRFYMSAPDPEELQNCLESLGTKPKILNIELLSREGSLALLTTTVEHTNAMDIIKRNHGYIVGPFTVKNGREVWRVGFDKKSERDNALYELEKTNDFKIRKHHRLTLEEFSKVIENLPVLVELLNSVENMTLTEKLTLRGAIKLGFYDDPRKASIKDLSEIYRISRAGVSKNIRRAERRIMPVIEKLISTKLKEDLFD; the protein is encoded by the coding sequence ATGTATATTTTGGCACTCGACATGAGACAGTCCGACTGCCCGTTCATAGATACCTCAGAAGACTTCGATGTCAGCTATCTGCTAACGTACTTTGACTTCCAAAACGAGAGAGCCTTATCAACGAGGTTTTACATGTCTGCCCCAGACCCGGAAGAGCTTCAGAATTGTCTTGAGTCCCTCGGAACTAAACCTAAAATACTGAATATCGAACTCCTTTCCCGCGAAGGCAGTCTGGCCCTTCTTACAACGACAGTAGAACACACCAACGCTATGGATATAATTAAAAGAAACCACGGCTACATCGTGGGGCCATTCACAGTCAAAAACGGAAGAGAGGTATGGAGAGTTGGTTTTGATAAGAAGTCCGAAAGGGACAATGCCCTTTACGAACTCGAAAAGACAAATGACTTTAAGATCAGAAAACATCACAGGCTGACTCTGGAGGAGTTTTCAAAGGTCATAGAAAACCTCCCGGTTCTGGTTGAGTTGCTGAATTCAGTAGAGAATATGACACTCACAGAAAAATTAACGCTGAGAGGAGCAATAAAGCTCGGATTCTACGACGATCCAAGGAAAGCGAGTATTAAAGACCTTTCTGAGATCTACAGAATTTCGAGAGCTGGAGTGTCGAAGAACATAAGGAGAGCGGAGAGAAGAATAATGCCTGTGATAGAGAAATTGATCTCGACAAAGTTGAAAGAAGACTTATTTGACTGA
- a CDS encoding electron transfer flavoprotein subunit alpha/FixB family protein → MKVFCIAEYRFDELNPLSIEILNLANQIKGDGTAEAVVIGKDVGKYAEELVKYADRVWKVEDDALENYTPDLYVDVLLQLVEKENPDLILVGNTSQGSEFAPYLAAKLNAPLATDVVAVDTSDGVKVSRYLMQGKLMVDLKLKSTPCVLTIRQGIFKEGSEVGGEIVDAGIKPSRESKRKFISYIEPEVGEVDITQADIIVSVGRGIEDASNIELAEELAELLGGVVAGSRPVIDNGWLPKDRQVGISGKVVKPKLYLALGISGAFQHVMGMKDSELIIAINKDPEAPIFGVAHYGVVADLFDVVPELIDKLKELKG, encoded by the coding sequence ATGAAGGTGTTCTGCATTGCTGAATACAGGTTTGACGAGCTCAACCCGCTGAGCATAGAAATCCTAAATCTGGCGAACCAGATAAAGGGGGACGGAACAGCAGAGGCAGTGGTTATCGGGAAGGACGTTGGAAAGTATGCAGAGGAGCTTGTCAAATATGCCGACAGAGTGTGGAAGGTCGAGGATGATGCTCTCGAGAACTACACCCCTGACCTTTACGTCGATGTGCTGCTGCAGCTTGTTGAGAAGGAAAACCCCGATCTGATTCTGGTGGGTAACACATCTCAGGGAAGTGAGTTTGCCCCCTACCTTGCTGCAAAGCTGAACGCTCCCCTTGCTACCGATGTTGTTGCAGTTGATACCAGCGATGGCGTGAAAGTCTCCAGATATCTCATGCAGGGGAAGCTGATGGTAGACCTGAAACTGAAATCGACACCATGTGTTCTGACAATCAGACAGGGCATTTTCAAGGAAGGATCGGAAGTTGGAGGAGAGATCGTAGATGCAGGAATTAAGCCGTCCAGGGAATCAAAGAGGAAATTCATCAGCTACATTGAGCCTGAAGTCGGAGAGGTTGACATCACCCAGGCAGACATCATCGTTTCGGTCGGAAGGGGGATTGAAGACGCATCAAACATCGAGCTGGCTGAGGAGCTAGCAGAGTTGCTTGGTGGTGTTGTTGCAGGAAGCAGGCCGGTAATAGACAACGGATGGTTGCCAAAGGACAGACAGGTTGGTATATCGGGTAAGGTCGTTAAGCCAAAGCTCTACCTCGCTCTCGGCATCAGCGGAGCTTTCCAGCATGTTATGGGAATGAAGGACAGCGAGCTCATAATTGCGATAAACAAAGACCCAGAGGCGCCTATATTCGGTGTGGCACACTACGGTGTTGTGGCTGACCTTTTCGATGTTGTTCCTGAGCTTATTGATAAGTTAAAAGAGCTTAAAGGTTAA
- a CDS encoding electron transfer flavoprotein subunit beta/FixA family protein yields MKIIVLAKHAPDPESEISVASDGKSVSQSGLVYDINDWDRYAVEEAIRIKEERDGEVVVVGVGTSCDDTLRKCLAMGADRAIKIPVDTSFDAYQTAEVIKEALKDEEFDIIMAGLMSQDLNNAQVGVLLAAMLDLPVATAVAEMKVEDGKVIAKRELEGGYLEEVELPTPCVLTIQSGINEPRYVSIMGIKRAKSKEMKEVNVSPTISTLEIEKMYLPPVKKAEMIEGDASEIAEKLIAIFKERGLI; encoded by the coding sequence ATGAAAATAATCGTGCTTGCGAAACATGCTCCCGATCCGGAGTCAGAGATAAGTGTGGCGAGTGACGGAAAAAGCGTTAGCCAGAGTGGTCTAGTCTACGATATAAACGACTGGGACAGGTATGCCGTTGAAGAGGCCATCAGAATCAAAGAGGAAAGAGATGGTGAAGTTGTTGTCGTGGGTGTGGGTACAAGCTGCGATGATACCCTCAGAAAATGCCTCGCAATGGGTGCGGACAGGGCAATAAAAATACCGGTAGATACGAGCTTTGACGCATATCAGACTGCGGAGGTTATAAAAGAGGCGCTCAAGGATGAGGAGTTTGATATTATAATGGCAGGTCTGATGAGCCAGGACCTGAACAATGCTCAGGTTGGCGTTTTGCTGGCAGCAATGCTCGATCTGCCTGTTGCCACAGCAGTTGCTGAGATGAAGGTGGAGGACGGAAAGGTTATCGCAAAGAGGGAGCTTGAGGGAGGATATCTCGAGGAGGTAGAGCTGCCAACCCCATGTGTTCTGACGATACAGAGTGGTATCAACGAGCCGAGATACGTGTCAATCATGGGTATAAAAAGAGCAAAATCCAAAGAGATGAAGGAAGTCAACGTTTCTCCAACGATCTCAACGCTTGAGATCGAGAAAATGTATCTCCCGCCTGTCAAGAAGGCCGAAATGATTGAGGGGGATGCTTCAGAGATAGCTGAGAAGCTTATAGCAATATTCAAAGAGAGGGGGTTGATATAA
- a CDS encoding 3-hydroxyacyl-CoA dehydrogenase/enoyl-CoA hydratase family protein, whose translation MEVKKICILGAGAMGSGIAQVCATAGYEVWVRDIKQEFLDRGKAVIEKNLQRAVSKGKIKEEKAKEILERIHFTLDMEEAVKDVDLVIEAVPEIMDLKKQVFAEVQKYAKPECVFASNTSGLSITELGNSTDRPEKFLGLHFFNPPPVMALVEVIKGENTSDETIKFGVEFVKSIGKVPVVVKKDVAGFIVNRILVPYLVLAIDDVEKGVATKEEIDATMMYKYSFPMGPIELSDFVGLDILYHAGQQWDIVPPSKLLAEKFEAKELGMKSGKGFYDWSAGRPKIPQELAGKYDAVRLIAPMVNIAADLIAMGVAEPKDIDTAMKLGTNMPKGPCELGDEIGLDVILAKEEELYKEKGFEILKPSEYLKKMVSDGKLGVKSGEGFYNYKGGEVTFKNIEIEKDVENKIAKLIINRPQRLNALSLETLDEIFEALRLLEKDDEVRVVVITGAGDKAFSAGFDLQTAMQDPSALAPANAMMIAAKGQWVFTQIERFPKPVIAAINGYAFGGGCELALACDFRIMKRGGKIGLTEITLALIPGWGGTQRLPKLVGLTKAKEMIMLGRRVDADEAERIGLVNKAVDPDKFEEEVMALAKELAAGPPVSLRAAKYAINFGYELPAELGQAIEAGFFAVATSTQDVMEGVSAFFQRRKPEFKGK comes from the coding sequence ATGGAGGTAAAGAAAATCTGTATTCTTGGTGCAGGAGCTATGGGAAGCGGTATAGCACAGGTATGTGCTACCGCTGGCTACGAAGTTTGGGTTAGAGATATAAAGCAGGAGTTTTTGGACAGAGGAAAAGCGGTGATTGAGAAGAATCTCCAGAGGGCTGTTTCAAAGGGGAAAATAAAGGAAGAAAAAGCAAAGGAAATCCTTGAAAGAATACATTTTACCCTTGACATGGAAGAAGCGGTTAAGGATGTCGATCTTGTTATCGAAGCTGTCCCAGAAATAATGGATCTTAAAAAGCAGGTCTTTGCAGAAGTTCAAAAGTATGCCAAGCCTGAATGCGTGTTTGCCAGCAACACGTCTGGTTTGAGCATCACAGAACTTGGAAACTCCACCGACAGACCCGAGAAGTTCCTCGGTCTTCACTTCTTCAACCCGCCACCCGTGATGGCCCTTGTCGAGGTTATCAAGGGTGAGAATACCAGTGACGAGACGATAAAGTTCGGTGTCGAGTTCGTAAAAAGCATTGGAAAGGTACCGGTTGTTGTTAAGAAGGACGTTGCAGGGTTCATTGTTAACAGAATACTCGTGCCATACCTCGTCCTGGCAATTGACGACGTCGAGAAGGGAGTGGCAACCAAGGAGGAGATTGATGCAACAATGATGTACAAGTACAGCTTCCCGATGGGACCGATTGAGCTTTCAGACTTCGTTGGTTTGGACATCCTATACCATGCAGGGCAGCAGTGGGATATAGTCCCGCCATCAAAGCTTCTCGCTGAGAAATTTGAGGCAAAGGAGCTTGGAATGAAGTCTGGAAAAGGATTCTACGACTGGAGCGCGGGCAGGCCAAAGATCCCGCAGGAACTTGCCGGAAAGTACGATGCTGTCAGACTGATAGCACCCATGGTAAACATTGCAGCAGATTTAATTGCGATGGGCGTTGCAGAGCCAAAGGACATTGACACAGCAATGAAACTTGGAACAAACATGCCAAAGGGGCCGTGTGAGCTTGGAGATGAGATCGGCCTTGACGTGATACTGGCGAAGGAAGAGGAACTCTACAAGGAGAAGGGATTCGAAATTCTGAAGCCATCCGAGTACCTGAAGAAAATGGTCAGCGATGGTAAGCTCGGAGTAAAGAGTGGCGAGGGCTTTTATAACTACAAGGGAGGAGAGGTAACCTTCAAGAACATCGAAATCGAGAAGGATGTCGAGAACAAAATTGCAAAACTCATAATAAACCGCCCGCAGAGGCTCAATGCCCTGTCTCTCGAAACGCTGGATGAAATCTTCGAAGCATTGAGACTGCTTGAGAAGGACGATGAGGTGAGAGTTGTTGTTATCACGGGAGCGGGAGACAAGGCATTCTCGGCCGGATTCGACCTTCAGACTGCAATGCAGGATCCGTCTGCACTGGCTCCAGCCAACGCAATGATGATCGCTGCGAAGGGGCAGTGGGTGTTCACACAGATTGAGAGGTTCCCCAAGCCTGTTATTGCTGCCATAAATGGATATGCCTTTGGAGGAGGTTGTGAACTCGCTCTGGCATGCGACTTCAGAATAATGAAGAGGGGCGGCAAGATTGGTCTGACAGAGATTACTCTTGCACTTATACCGGGCTGGGGTGGAACTCAGAGATTGCCGAAGCTCGTTGGCCTTACTAAAGCCAAGGAAATGATAATGCTCGGCAGAAGGGTTGATGCCGATGAAGCGGAAAGAATCGGTCTGGTCAACAAAGCCGTGGATCCGGATAAGTTCGAGGAAGAAGTGATGGCTCTGGCCAAGGAGCTCGCTGCTGGACCGCCAGTAAGTCTGAGGGCGGCGAAATACGCGATTAACTTCGGCTACGAACTTCCAGCAGAACTTGGACAGGCAATCGAGGCGGGATTCTTTGCCGTTGCAACCTCAACTCAGGATGTGATGGAAGGAGTTTCAGCCTTCTTCCAGAGGAGAAAGCCGGAATTCAAAGGAAAGTAA
- a CDS encoding Zn-ribbon domain-containing OB-fold protein: MDKMKEQVMKNMEELGFPVIVDEKSGALQWVDMRELRLRYFISIENIKPFYEGLKEGKLMGTKCKKCGRLFFPPQKDCPSCMDSDIEWIELKNEGTLETMTVVFVKPPSFGMYDPYPVAIAKLDDGPRILAWYNGDPQQVKPGQRVKVQVSRRKEGYLMYELVPL, translated from the coding sequence ATGGACAAAATGAAAGAGCAGGTTATGAAGAATATGGAAGAATTAGGCTTTCCAGTAATTGTCGACGAGAAAAGCGGAGCGTTACAATGGGTCGACATGAGAGAACTCAGGCTCAGATACTTCATATCTATTGAAAACATCAAGCCGTTCTACGAGGGCCTTAAAGAGGGGAAGCTCATGGGTACCAAGTGTAAAAAATGCGGGAGGCTCTTCTTCCCACCCCAGAAGGATTGCCCAAGCTGCATGGATTCAGATATCGAGTGGATTGAGCTAAAGAATGAGGGCACTCTGGAAACAATGACCGTGGTGTTTGTAAAACCGCCATCATTTGGCATGTACGACCCCTATCCGGTAGCAATTGCAAAGCTTGATGATGGGCCCAGAATTCTTGCCTGGTATAATGGCGATCCACAGCAGGTTAAGCCGGGACAGAGGGTTAAGGTTCAGGTTAGCAGAAGGAAGGAAGGTTATCTGATGTATGAGCTCGTTCCTCTGTGA